Proteins encoded by one window of Deinococcus radiodurans R1 = ATCC 13939 = DSM 20539:
- a CDS encoding Hsp20/alpha crystallin family protein: protein MSQSNNESGKPVLARLQQLMTLREEVETLAQGGPWTPAADWRDAGTHLDLLLDVPGVDAGTLALAEDGGQLTVSGERPGTEHLLRSERPSGRFVRELAFPEPVRPASGVASLAGGVLTVRFEKLRPTIDVTARPAPGDPEASTETSPDEDR, encoded by the coding sequence ATGTCGCAGAGCAACAACGAATCCGGCAAGCCGGTGCTGGCGAGGCTGCAACAGCTGATGACGCTCCGTGAGGAAGTCGAGACGCTGGCGCAGGGCGGCCCCTGGACCCCCGCCGCCGACTGGCGCGACGCGGGCACCCACCTCGACCTGCTGCTCGACGTGCCGGGCGTGGACGCGGGCACCCTGGCCCTCGCCGAAGACGGCGGGCAACTGACCGTGAGCGGCGAGCGCCCCGGCACCGAGCACTTGCTGCGCAGCGAGCGCCCGAGTGGCCGCTTCGTCCGTGAGCTGGCCTTTCCCGAGCCGGTGCGCCCTGCCTCGGGGGTCGCCAGTCTGGCCGGCGGCGTGCTTACCGTCCGCTTCGAGAAGCTGCGTCCCACCATCGACGTGACGGCTCGCCCCGCGCCCGGAGATCCGGAAGCCAGCACAGAAACCAGTCCTGACGAAGACCGCTGA